From one Triticum urartu cultivar G1812 chromosome 3, Tu2.1, whole genome shotgun sequence genomic stretch:
- the LOC125543239 gene encoding transcription factor GTE3, chloroplastic-like — protein MTSGPPSPSGKAYSRKSHGPGPKSSKARSFDAHNGPLIPTVTFSLPSTPATRRELRRRLSAELAQVRAAYKRISSLPAPAPSSALSATDPSTPLPPHPSVSKHKSKKGPPNPSGSAEARRKLYAPVFRSCAVVLARLMKHKHGWVFNVPVDASALGLHDYHTIITKPMDLGTVKSRLAAGHYKSPREFATEVRLTFQNAMRYNPKGQDVYFMAEQLLNMFEEKWPEIEAEMAQLSPQPPTPSSAPPKKQKQREREREREMDSARVLERSDSTAHAAALEAPPKPHAGTARPPVLKKPKARDPNKREMTFWEKQRLSNDLQDLPAEKLDNVVQIIKKRNSSLNQHDDEIEVDIDSFDVETLWELDRFVTNYKKSITKNKRKAELSVARQDESDHEPDLEKIENARHDEGEQDQMRTVHNTIPEPEAIDVVDVVDVEPPMVEAEPHKEIAADDNGRYMGSSSPAHLEDQKGDNVGRSSSSGSSSSESGSSSSDTDSDSSSADGSDAAQSPKS, from the exons ATGACCTCCGGCCCGCCGTCGCCTTCCGGCAAGGCTTACTCCCGCAAATCTCACGGCCCCGGCCCCAAATCCTCCAAGGCCCGCTCCTTCGACGCTCACAATGGCCCGCTGATCCCCACCGTCACCTTCTCGCTCCCCTCGACGCCGGCCACGCGACGAGAGCTGCGGCGCCGCCTCTCCGCGGAGCTCGCACAGGTGCGCGCCGCCTACAAGCGCATAAGCTCCCTCCCCGCTCCCGCCCCCTCCTCCGCGCTCTCCGCCACTGACCCCTCCACCCCGCTCCCGCCGCACCCCTCCGTCTCCAAGCACAAGTCCAAGAAGGGCCCCCCGAACCCGTCCGGCTCGGCGGAGGCGCGGCGCAAGCTCTACGCTCCCGTCTTCAGGAGCTGCGCCGTGGTGCTTGCGCGGCTGATGAAGCACAAGCACGGCTGGGTGTTCAACGTGCCGGTCGACGCCAGCGCGCTTGGCCTGCACGACTaccacaccatcatcaccaagcCCATGGACCTCGGCACCGTCAAGTCAAGGCTGGCCGCCGGGCACTACAAGTCGCCGCGGGAGTTCGCAACCGAAGTCCGTCTGACTTTTCAGAACGCCATGAGGTACAACCCCAAGGGGCAGGATGTGTATTTCATGGCCGAGCAGCTTCTAAATATGTTCGAGGAGAAGTGGCCAGAGATTGAAGCTGAGATGGCACAGCTGTCACCGCAGCCACctacaccatcatctgccccgcCCAAGAAGCAGAagcagagggagagggagagagagagggagatggATAGTGCTAGAGTACTAGAGAGGTCTGACTCCACAGCGCATGCTGCAGCATTGGAGGCTCCCCCGAAGCCGCACGCTGGTACCGCCAGACCCCCAGTTTTAAAGAAGCCAAAGGCAAGGGATCCTAATAAGAGGGAGATGACGTTCTGGGAGAAGCAGCGGCTTAGTAACGACCTCCAGGACTTGCCAGCCGAGAAGCTCGATAATGTTGTACAGATCATAAAGAAGAGGAACTCATCACTTAATCAGCATGACGATGAGATTGAGGTTGATATAGATAGCTTTGATGTTGAGACATTATGGGAGCTTGATAGGTTTGTGACAAACTACAAGAAAAGTATAACCAAGAATAAGCGGAAGGCCGAGCTTTCCGTAGCAAGGCAGGATGAGTCCGACCATGAGCCGGATTTGGAGAAGATTGAGAATGCCAGGCATGATGAGGGAGAGCAGGATCAGATGCGCACAGTACATAATACG ATCCCAGAACCAGAAGCAATTGATGTAGTTGATGTGGTTGATGTTGAACCGCCTATGGTTGAAGCTGAACCACATAAGGAAATTGCAGCAG ATGACAATGGGAGATATATGGGTTCATCATCACCTGCTCATTTAGAAGATCAGAAAGGAGACAATGTCGGTAGATCAAGTAGTTCTGGAAGCTCTAGCAGCGAATCAGGGTCTTCCTCCAGTG ATACGGATTCTGATAGTTCATCAGCAGATGGCTCTGATGCCGCACAGTCACCCAAATCGTAA
- the LOC125543240 gene encoding uncharacterized protein HI_0077, giving the protein MVPLRRLPALPLTRGSTRRRLLATGASPLPWPGLHTWRRAPPSDLRSWGPSGPCAPNTDEAGAPEAGAGAGHGSSLSEMGALVLSTAAPLGKAHLTHASFSRWAAGGLPVGLARAPDHPARPEKPLAVTQKEVPTHKAMGVPLNAYMLHNLAHVELNAIDLAWDTVVRFSPLRDTLGDGFFADFARVADDESRHFRWYSQRLAELGFRYGDMPVHNLLWRECAKSSSDVSARMAVIPLVQEARGLDAGPRLVQKLIGFADHRSADIVAKVAEEELAHVSVGLYWFLKVCEMMGRVPGAAFRDLIKEHDVVMRGPFNYQSRDEAGIPREWYDETLKPEVASNLSEVHDRLACVVEMEKENASLNG; this is encoded by the exons ATGGTCCCGCTTCGGCGCCTTCCGGCGCTGCCGCTAACGCGTGGCtccacgcgccgccgcctcctcgccacCGGGGCCTCACCGCTCCCATGGCCGGGCCTTCACACCTGGCGCCGGGCCCCTCCCAGCGACCTCCGCTCGTGGGGCCCCAGCGGCCCCTGCGCCCCGAACACGGACGAGGCGGGCGCGCCAGAAGCCGGCGCCGGAGCCGGCCACGGCTCGTCGCTGTCCGAGATGGGCGCCCTCGTGCTGTCCACCGCCGCCCCCCTCGGCAAGGCGCACCTCACCCACGCCTCCTTCTCCCGGTGGGCGGCAGGCGGGCTCCCCGTGGGCCTTGCGCGGGCCCCCGACCACCCCGCCAGGCCGGAAAAGCCCCTCGCG GTGACTCAGAAGGAGGTCCCCACGCACAAGGCGATGGGGGTGCCGCTAAACGCGTACATGCTCCACAACCTGGCGCACGTGGAGCTCAATGCCATCGACCTTGCCTGGGATACTGTGGTGCGGTTCTCGCCGCTCCGGGACACCCTGGGAGATGGCTTCTTTGCCGATTTTGCGCGTGTGGCCGACGACGAGAGCCGGCATTTTCGGTGGTATTCACAGCGGCTTGCCGAGCTTGGGTTCAG ATATGGCGATATGCCTGTCCACAATCTTCTGTGGAGGGAGTGTGCAAAATCCTCAAGTGATGTTTCTGCACGGATGGCTGTTATACCTCTAGTACAG GAAGCTAGAGGCCTTGATGCTGGACCAAGACTAGTCCAGAAGTTAATTGGCTTTGCGGATCATAGATCTGCCGACATTGTGGCAAAAGTAGCAGAGGAAGAGCTTGCACATGTTTCTGTAGGTTTATATTGGTTCCTGAAAGTATGCGAAATGATGGGCCGTGTCCCTGGTGCTGCTTTTAGAG ACTTGATAAAGGAGCATGATGTTGTAATGAGGGGTCCATTTAACTACCAATCTCGTGATGAAGCTGGTATACCTCGAGAATG GTATGATGAGACGCTTAAACCTGAAGTTGCAAGCAACCTTTCAGAG GTGCATGATAGGCTAGCATGTGTTGTTGAGATGGAGAAAGAGAATGCTAGTTTGAATGGCTAA